CCTGAACAGTTTCATGCTTGAAAATACCCCTGTATCACCTGCATGATAGAATGAGAAGCTTGGCATCTTAACAACAAAACCAGTTGGTGCTCCTTTGCCACATGAATGGAATGCCTGTACAAGAGTTACACGTACATCATCTATATCTATACTACCACCAATGTTGAGAGTGTGAACTTTCTCTAATCCCTTCTTTTTGGCATCAATGGCCAGTTCATTAATTGCGACAAAATAGGCACCAGTCTTTTCACAGATTTTTCTTGCTTCTGAATAGCCGTGGTCTTGATGATCATGTGTCACCAAGACAATATCAGCGTTATCTACATCATCAACGTCCATAGGTGATTCCGGTCCACCAAGCCATGGATCCACATACATGGTCTTACCGTCCGATTCCACTTTGAATCCTGCGTGTCCAAGATACGTTAATTTCATAATCTTCCTCATCTCCTGTTTTCTGGATATCATTACTCTCCCCCAAACTTCTATGTTTCGCTATGATGTCTATTGTCTCTGCGCCATAGAACAGCTTAAAGATAGAAGATATGAGAACTCAGTGTCGAGATTGAGATGGTACCCAAACCCCATCCGGATTCATTAGAAGCGGGACGCATTGCAGCAAAGGTCCTTGATGAAACCGTAGACCTTGTGACTCCCGGCAAACGCATCATTGATATTTGTGAATTTGCGGAGAGTAGAATTCGCGAATCTGGTGCATATCCTGCTTTTCCCTGTAACATATCTATCGATAGCGAGGCGGCTCATTACTCCAGCCCCTATGGAGACACAAGGAAAATCCCCGAGAAGGGATTGATTAAGGTTGACCTCGGTGCCCATATTAACGGCCACATATCTGATACGGCCAAAACGGTTGATTTAGTTGGCTCTTTTGGACATTATATTGCTGCAGTGGAAGATGCCCTTCAAGCTGCGATAGACGTAATCCGCCCTGGGATTAAGACCGGTCAGGTTGGGGCTGCAATTGAAGAAGCAATTCGAAGTTACGATTTACAACCGGTCTACCAGCTGTCGGGGCATGAACTAAAACCATGGATGCTACATGCAGGTCGCAATGTACCAAACATTGGCTCAAAAATGGGGAGCACAATAAAGGCTGGAGATACCTTTGCAATTGAGCCTTTCGCCACAGATGGGGATGGCTCCATTACTAGTGACCGGCGGATGTATATTTTCAGGAACAACCTGTCAAGCGGAACACATCTGGAAGGAGCAACTGAGCGACTCCGAGATAAAGCGCGACGTCTATTCGGCTCTTTGCCTTGGGCTTCACGGTGGATCTATGACACGAATCTGAATATGACAAAACAACTCAAAACTCTACTACACAAAAGGGTGATAATAGGCTACCCGGTGTTGTTAGATGCGAAGAATGGCATGGTATCCCAGAAAGAACATACAGTATTCGTTGGGGAAGATGGGGCTATTGCCACCACAAAGCTGTAGGAGAATAAATACATGGTTGAAGAACCGAAAGCATCTCACAAGAAAGCCGGCAAAATCGCGGCAAAGGTGCGGGCTGACACTGCAGACAAATTAGAGCCTGGTATGAAAATCCTCGAAGTATGTGAGTATGCTGAATCCAGAATCACTGACATGGGGGCGAAACCTGCTTTTCCCTGTAATGTGTCTATAAATCACATTGCCGCTCATTATACTTCTCCCCGAAATGATGATTCTACAATCCCGGATAGCGGCTTGGTCAAAATTGACATTGGAGTTCATGTGGATGGCTACATAGCAGATACGGCTTGTACGGTAGATATGGATAGGGAATTGGAAGGTTTCATTGCTGCAACGGATGATGCATTGCAAGAAGCTATCAATCTCATGAGACCGGGTGTGTCGTTGGGTAAAGTAGGATCGAAAATAGAGGATGTAATCAATGCCTATGGCTTGAGGCCTATCCGCAATCTCAGCGGTCATCAAATGAAACGGTATCGACTCCATGCTGGCAAACAGATTCCAAATGTGAAACGGCGGTTCACTGAGAAAATAGAGGTGGGTGAGACCTATGCGATTGAACCTTTTGCCACCACCGGTACCGGAACGGTAGCGGACACAAAATATACTTACATATTCTCAAACACTCGAACCGAAGCTTCGCTTGATGATGTAACCCAGAAACTGAGAGACCATTTGGTGAAGACTTATGGACCTCTTCCGTTTGCAGCCAGATGGGTTGGTACACGGGATGGAGAACTGAATGTTGAGAAGGAATTTGCGAAGCTATTGAATTCAAATGCAATCAAAGCTTATCCAGTTCTGGTTGAGAAAGGGAACCGACCTGTGAGCCAGTCAGAACATACTGTGTTTGTTGGACGGGGGCGGACCTTCACCTTGACCTTGCGGGACTGAAAAGCGACCTTTTTCTGCTTCTTCTTCCTCACGCACAACGTAGACCCCCTCAATCACCATTTCTGCCTCGCATTTGGGGCATCCCTTATCCAATACCTTCAGGACATAATCTCCTTCTTCGAAATCACGGATTTCTTTGAAGTCACAATCTGGAGATGAACATCGAATCTCGGTAACCGTTGGCGGCGGCGGCTCCATCTCTTCGCCTCCTCTTCCTGCTGTCAGGAGACTGAACCCTATCGACATACCCACCAAGCCGAGAAAGAACAGAACATATGACCAGAGATCTTCTCCGAAAGTCATGCCATAGAAAACTACTATAGCTCCAGCCGCAGCGAATACGATTCCAATTGCCTTCAGTAACTTGCTCATTTGAATCACAGTCCTATGCCGATAGTATTGCCAATCCCAGCGAGAATAACCTGGTCTCCAGTTTTCGTTCGCTTATGGATTGCATCCTTAATCCGTTCTATTACCTCAGGCACAGCATCGAGGATTTTCTTATCCATCACACCAACGGCAGCAGCTTCGTTCTCCTTTATCACAACTGCTTCAAGTCCGATACCGTTTTTCGTTGCAACTTCCTCTATGGCGTGTTTCTCGGGTCCAGGATCTCCAATTGCTGCTCCTGTTCCTTCGGAAACTCTGCCAAGTTCTTCTCCTTCGAGCTTGAGTGCCGCATCAACGGTTATTATCCTTCGAATCTTGCCCGGGTTTTCACCAACCAACTTCTTTACTGCGAAGCCCGGCTTTCCTACTGTCCCACCAGGACCTGTTGCACGAAGTGCGTAAATCGTTCGCCCCTCGTATTCCACAGGGTAATAGCCAACCCCCCTTGTGATTTCGGAAACATAGCTCTCACTATCTTTACCCTGTTCTCGCGCAAACTTGGTCACAGCTAACGGACCTATACCATCACCTATCGGCTTACCTTCTGAGAAGGCTCCCATTGCATCGAAGTATGCTTTGGCGAGTCGGAGTAATTCGGGCAGCTGCATCTGTATCTGCATAATCATGATTTGACTACCATGCTTCTTGCCCAGAAGATAGTAATGTCTTACAACACGGAAAATCAGAGACAGCACCTGAGTCACTTCGAGTGTGTTCTCCAAATTGCTCCTCACTTCGTCTGGTGCTTCTGGTGCCAGATCTTCGGTGAATTCCTCAAAGCGGTCTTTCCTCTCTTCAAGGATATGTTCAAGTCTTTCCAGCACTCCTGCCGGATCAAGATCAACAGGCCGGATGGTGAAGTAATCCAACCACCGGTCCACCTCTTCAGCCACTACTTCCTCTTCTCTGCCGTACTTCTTGAACGTATCAATGGCTGTCTGCCTAGATTTGATCGCCATCTGTTTCAGTTCAATCAAACCTGCTTCTATCTGCTTCAGCCACTGCCACATCTGTATCCGTTGGCCATACAGGCTGAGCACCATGATGAAGACAAAGAACACCAACTGGATGACCCAGCTGAATTCTCCTGCATCGGCGCCGAATAGTTGTAAGAGCATGAACTCAGAACAATCTTGACTTCTTTTAATGATTTAGTTGCGCGTGCCCGTGAAATTGTAATACATGTGCTCCCTTCTCTGGAGGAAAATGAATTATGAATATAGAGAATGGCCAGTTTGCGGGCCTGTCACGCGCGCTAGCGCGCACATGTCCCGCAACGACCCCGGGCTTAACTTCCGAGTTCAGCCGAGTTCGGGTGTGCCCCGGGGACTATGACCGGCCTATTTTCCGGTTAGCTGATGTACGGTTTTAAACCTTATCGTAAAGACAATATGTTACTCATCTGGCTCGGGTTCTTGTCGATTGGATTGAACCGTCTCCCGAATCCAATCTAAAGATACCTGAATCCTGTTGGTACGGTGGAGGATGAATACAACTAGCCCAGCTATACCGATTCCAGCTAGTGAGACCGCTATGAGCATATCGGCTGTGATGATGCCCGTGGCACTTCCGGAAGGAATCGTAAGCGTCATCAAGCGGGCACTCGATTCGTAGCTCAGGTTTGCATTCATACCTTCAATGGAGCCTTCGGGATTTTTTTTGCTGCTTTCCTTCTCGAGTTCGATTATGATTGGACTTTCACTAACCTGTATGGACGACCCATCTCGAAGACGGATTGTCAACCCTTCAAAAACGAAGATACCCCCAAAGCTTGGCAGATAGCGGCTCAAGGGCTTGTTGGTGATCATTGGTCGTGTCCCAATCATCTGCCCGTCTACAAGTGTATCATTCAATTGTAGTGCCGGGCCGGTATCAAGCCAGTCATATGTTTGTCCATTGAAACTTGACCACATCGGGTAGAACGCCACTCTATCCACTTCTGCTGAGCGGATCAGTGTTCTTCCAAGGGCTGACTTCGCATAGTAAAACCCAAATGTTGCCGAGATGTGGTGTTTACTGATTGTTGGATGATGGTGCTGATAGTAATATAGGAGTTCGAACGCCCCGCGGAGGAGGAGCACTTCCACTCCGTCTGATAGTTTGAAGGCGACCCTGTAGGTGAACTCATCTATCTTGAAGATCTGGCCGC
Above is a window of Candidatus Thorarchaeota archaeon DNA encoding:
- the map gene encoding type II methionyl aminopeptidase is translated as MVEEPKASHKKAGKIAAKVRADTADKLEPGMKILEVCEYAESRITDMGAKPAFPCNVSINHIAAHYTSPRNDDSTIPDSGLVKIDIGVHVDGYIADTACTVDMDRELEGFIAATDDALQEAINLMRPGVSLGKVGSKIEDVINAYGLRPIRNLSGHQMKRYRLHAGKQIPNVKRRFTEKIEVGETYAIEPFATTGTGTVADTKYTYIFSNTRTEASLDDVTQKLRDHLVKTYGPLPFAARWVGTRDGELNVEKEFAKLLNSNAIKAYPVLVEKGNRPVSQSEHTVFVGRGRTFTLTLRD
- a CDS encoding metal-dependent hydrolase, giving the protein MKLTYLGHAGFKVESDGKTMYVDPWLGGPESPMDVDDVDNADIVLVTHDHQDHGYSEARKICEKTGAYFVAINELAIDAKKKGLEKVHTLNIGGSIDIDDVRVTLVQAFHSCGKGAPTGFVVKMPSFSFYHAGDTGVFSSMKLFRELYSPDLAMLPIGSYYTMDVEQAALATELIRPKIVVPMHYDTFPPIETNPEEFMKLVKGRSPDTDVRAIEPGETMEFTF
- a CDS encoding DUF1512 domain-containing protein, yielding MLLQLFGADAGEFSWVIQLVFFVFIMVLSLYGQRIQMWQWLKQIEAGLIELKQMAIKSRQTAIDTFKKYGREEEVVAEEVDRWLDYFTIRPVDLDPAGVLERLEHILEERKDRFEEFTEDLAPEAPDEVRSNLENTLEVTQVLSLIFRVVRHYYLLGKKHGSQIMIMQIQMQLPELLRLAKAYFDAMGAFSEGKPIGDGIGPLAVTKFAREQGKDSESYVSEITRGVGYYPVEYEGRTIYALRATGPGGTVGKPGFAVKKLVGENPGKIRRIITVDAALKLEGEELGRVSEGTGAAIGDPGPEKHAIEEVATKNGIGLEAVVIKENEAAAVGVMDKKILDAVPEVIERIKDAIHKRTKTGDQVILAGIGNTIGIGL
- the map gene encoding type II methionyl aminopeptidase, with the translated sequence MVPKPHPDSLEAGRIAAKVLDETVDLVTPGKRIIDICEFAESRIRESGAYPAFPCNISIDSEAAHYSSPYGDTRKIPEKGLIKVDLGAHINGHISDTAKTVDLVGSFGHYIAAVEDALQAAIDVIRPGIKTGQVGAAIEEAIRSYDLQPVYQLSGHELKPWMLHAGRNVPNIGSKMGSTIKAGDTFAIEPFATDGDGSITSDRRMYIFRNNLSSGTHLEGATERLRDKARRLFGSLPWASRWIYDTNLNMTKQLKTLLHKRVIIGYPVLLDAKNGMVSQKEHTVFVGEDGAIATTKL